DNA from Corynebacterium aurimucosum ATCC 700975:
TGGCCACCGCCGACATCATGCTTGATCCTTTCGGTACCGCAGCGGGGCGCTTTTCCACTCCCGCCAGCGGTGAGGTTAACCCCGACCATCCTGGATGGCCAGAAGCTACGCCTGCGGTCCGGTTGCGAGAGTCTCGTGTCTTCCCGCGCGGGGCGACAGTGCGCCTGCGCCCCCTGCTGCGCCGGGACGGTGAGTCTTGGCGGCGCCAGCGCATCGGGGATAGGGACTTCCTTAAACCGGTAGAGCCGACTCTGCCGACGTCGTGGGATGCGGCACATTCGCAGTCGGCATGGTGGAATCACCTGATATTTCTGCGTGATTCTGCCCGCGCTGGAACGGTGGTGCCGCTCGTTATTGACGTCGATGGGCAGTTCCGGGGTCAGCTGACCATAGGCAATATCCAGCATGGAGGGGTCAGCGAATGCTGGATTGGCTATTGGGTTCATTCCGCGGTGCACGGAGCTGGCGTGGCTACTGCTGCCTGTGCTCTCGGCGTGGACCATGCTTTTTACCGTGTAGGGCTGCATCGTGTGACGGCCACCTATCTGCCGGAGAATCCTGCTTCCGGCAAGGTACTGCACAGCAA
Protein-coding regions in this window:
- a CDS encoding GNAT family N-acetyltransferase, with translation MLDPFGTAAGRFSTPASGEVNPDHPGWPEATPAVRLRESRVFPRGATVRLRPLLRRDGESWRRQRIGDRDFLKPVEPTLPTSWDAAHSQSAWWNHLIFLRDSARAGTVVPLVIDVDGQFRGQLTIGNIQHGGVSECWIGYWVHSAVHGAGVATAACALGVDHAFYRVGLHRVTATYLPENPASGKVLHSNGFRDEGFLRRNLHIDGAWRDHHFLALNREDFASGAVERLRATGRLSGA